From the Thermosynechococcus sp. genome, the window TTACCGACGCCACTGGGCCCCATGATCACCACACTGTCCCCCGCCTCAAGGGCAAAGGTGACATCTTCCACCAGCCGTCGTGCCAAATTGGGGGTATCCACGGTGACATGTTCTAGGGCAATGTAGGGTTTTTCCACCAATTCAATGTGCGATTGCGGTGGTAGCGTGGGAGTTGTTAGCGACTCATCAAACTCTGCCAAACGCTCAATGCCGGCAATAAAGCCCGTGAGGTTCGTAAACTGGTTCACAATGACTGAGAGGGCCCCCAGCACCTGAGAGAAGGCAAAGCTAGCTTGGCTAATAGAACCAAAATCAATCTCACCAGCAAAGTAGCGGGGAGCAACCACCGCTGCCGGCACAATAATCACAAAATAGTTATAGGCTGTCGTGAAAAAATCAAGATTTCGCTGCCAGCCAATCAAAAGGTTAAAGTTCCGCAGCACTTCAAGAAAGCGTTGACGCACTTGCACCGACTCTTGGGCTTCACCGCGATAAAAGGCAATAGACTCGGCATGATCGCGCACATGGACAAGGCCATAACGAAAGTCTGCCTCCCGCCGCAGTTGGTTAAAATTCAGCCAAATCAGCCGTTGCCCAATTAAAACCGTGACGATGGTGCCGACAATGGCATAGCCAATCAATGTCAGTGTCAGGGTTTGCGAGATACTCCAGAGAATGCCACTAAAGGCAATGAGGTCAATAATTTCGCCAAGAATGATCAACAAAAACTGGAGCGAGGTTTGCGTAAATGAGCGGACATCCTCAGTAATCCGTTGATCAGGGTTATCAATCTCCCCTTGGTTTTCGATGGTGTAGTAGGCCCGATTCTGGAAATAGCGATCCAAAAAATGGCGGGTGAGCCAATCCCGCCAGCGCAGCCCTAAATACTCCCGCACATAGCGATAAATGACGACAATGGGTGTCCCCACCACAAAAACTGCGGCATAAACCCAGAGAAAGCGCCAGTAGGTTTCGGCATTTTTTTCCGCCAGTGCCGTTTGGAAGAAGCGCCCGACAAAGCTAATGATCACGTTTAGGCCACTCACCGACAGGGAGAGCATCAGCAGCAAGCCCAGGAGTGCCCATGCTTGCCACCGCGGCAATAGGTCTTGCCGTAGCAAGACAAAAACCCCCAAGGGCACAATCACTGTGCCTAGGATGAGACTACGACTGAGGGGCTGTGCCCACAGGGAGTGCATCATCTCCATGAGGCCCCCGGCAATTTGTCCCATCAGTTCGGGGGCAAGGGCATTCAGGCCAAAGGTGATAGCTGCCGTGAGGCCAAAGAGGAAGCCAAACATGAGGGCAATGACCAGAAAAAGCAGCAGGATAAAGATCACACTGCTGCCCCCGCGATCGCGGGGGAAAAAGTAGGGTTGGGCAATCCGCAGAAACTGCCCCCAGACACGGGCATCAAAACGATGGGTCGGCTGTGACATTGGCTGATTCCTCGACAGTGGCAAGGGGCTACAAGGCTACTATTGTAGTAGGGTGGCTAGGGAGACGCACGGATGCATCGTCAAAAAATAGCACCCACCACATCTCATATCTCGCCCTGGCTTTACTGGGGACTCTGGCCTCTTCACCGTCTATTTCTGCCCCTATATTTTTCGCGAATAACGATTGTGGGTCGCG encodes:
- a CDS encoding ABC transporter ATP-binding protein/permease, whose translation is MSQPTHRFDARVWGQFLRIAQPYFFPRDRGGSSVIFILLLFLVIALMFGFLFGLTAAITFGLNALAPELMGQIAGGLMEMMHSLWAQPLSRSLILGTVIVPLGVFVLLRQDLLPRWQAWALLGLLLMLSLSVSGLNVIISFVGRFFQTALAEKNAETYWRFLWVYAAVFVVGTPIVVIYRYVREYLGLRWRDWLTRHFLDRYFQNRAYYTIENQGEIDNPDQRITEDVRSFTQTSLQFLLIILGEIIDLIAFSGILWSISQTLTLTLIGYAIVGTIVTVLIGQRLIWLNFNQLRREADFRYGLVHVRDHAESIAFYRGEAQESVQVRQRFLEVLRNFNLLIGWQRNLDFFTTAYNYFVIIVPAAVVAPRYFAGEIDFGSISQASFAFSQVLGALSVIVNQFTNLTGFIAGIERLAEFDESLTTPTLPPQSHIELVEKPYIALEHVTVDTPNLARRLVEDVTFALEAGDSVVIMGPSGVGKSSLLRAIAGLWQSGSGRIIRPPMDEVLFLPQRPYMVLGTLRTQLLYPGGDRQTPDDVLLHALDEVNLAHLPDRVGGLDVELAWDDVLSLGEQQRLAIARLLLNQRPYAILDEATSALDLANEKRVYAHIQRITRSYISVGHRESLLQYHTHVLELKGDREWQFYAVR